The following proteins are co-located in the Streptosporangium brasiliense genome:
- a CDS encoding leucyl aminopeptidase: protein MEVSLSSRPAAEVAADLLVLPVREGCDPGLGLGAVLGQVRFTGRAGQDLLLPRRDGDAFRASAVLLVGLGADDDGHTVRRAVGRVAPRLADFPTVAVAFPDAQAVIEGVRLGGYRFDGYKSEPRGHAVRELIVLAGGDPRGVARAGIVADAVTFARDLVNTPAGDLVPMDLAERARAMAETYGLGVRVLETAALGAGGFGGVLGVGAASANPPCLIEVSHPGDGAHATVGLAGKGITFDSGGLAIKGQGAMSTMKCDMAGGATMLAVVQAAARLELPVGVTAVVPAAENMVSGSAIRPGDVLTHRNGRTTEVTDTDSEGRLVLADALAYLAESSPDVLIDAATLTYSVMHALGEDITGVIGSDRRLVGELIAAGARAGEPMWELPLWEPYADRLSSEIADARNEGGSLADATIAALFLRPFTAGLPWAHLDFATTAYLDKATDLGPAGATGAMVRTLIGYLETRSQAGPETRPRPGVTVGHGDLR, encoded by the coding sequence ATGGAGGTGTCCCTCTCCTCCCGTCCCGCCGCCGAGGTCGCCGCGGACCTGCTCGTCCTGCCGGTGCGCGAGGGATGCGACCCCGGGCTGGGCCTGGGCGCCGTGCTCGGCCAGGTCAGGTTCACCGGCCGGGCCGGCCAGGACCTGCTGCTGCCGCGCCGGGACGGCGACGCCTTCCGGGCGTCCGCGGTCCTGCTCGTCGGGCTCGGCGCCGACGACGACGGGCACACGGTGCGGCGGGCGGTGGGCCGGGTCGCGCCCCGGCTGGCCGACTTCCCCACGGTGGCGGTCGCCTTCCCCGACGCCCAGGCGGTCATCGAGGGAGTGCGGCTGGGCGGCTACCGGTTCGACGGCTACAAGAGCGAGCCGCGCGGGCACGCCGTACGGGAGCTGATCGTTCTGGCCGGCGGGGACCCGCGGGGAGTCGCGCGGGCCGGGATCGTCGCCGACGCGGTGACCTTCGCCCGGGACCTGGTCAACACTCCGGCCGGCGACCTGGTCCCGATGGACCTGGCCGAGCGGGCGCGGGCGATGGCCGAGACGTACGGGCTGGGCGTGCGGGTGCTGGAGACCGCCGCGCTCGGTGCGGGCGGCTTCGGCGGCGTCCTCGGCGTGGGCGCGGCCAGTGCCAACCCGCCGTGCCTGATCGAGGTCAGCCACCCCGGCGACGGCGCCCACGCCACGGTCGGCCTCGCGGGCAAGGGCATCACCTTCGACTCCGGCGGTCTCGCCATCAAGGGCCAGGGGGCGATGTCCACCATGAAGTGCGACATGGCGGGCGGCGCGACCATGCTCGCGGTCGTCCAGGCCGCCGCCCGGCTGGAGCTGCCGGTGGGGGTCACCGCCGTGGTGCCCGCCGCCGAGAACATGGTCAGCGGCTCCGCGATCCGCCCCGGGGACGTGCTCACACATCGCAACGGGCGGACCACCGAGGTGACCGACACCGACAGCGAGGGCCGTCTGGTGCTGGCCGACGCGCTCGCCTACCTGGCCGAGAGCTCACCGGACGTGCTCATCGACGCGGCCACGCTGACCTACTCGGTGATGCACGCGCTCGGGGAGGACATCACCGGGGTGATCGGCAGCGACCGGCGGCTGGTCGGCGAGCTGATCGCGGCCGGGGCGCGGGCCGGCGAGCCGATGTGGGAGCTGCCGCTGTGGGAGCCCTACGCCGACAGGCTCAGCTCCGAGATCGCCGACGCGAGGAACGAGGGCGGCAGCCTGGCCGACGCGACGATCGCCGCGCTGTTCCTGCGCCCGTTCACCGCCGGGCTGCCCTGGGCGCACCTGGACTTCGCCACCACCGCCTACCTGGACAAGGCCACCGACCTGGGCCCGGCCGGGGCGACCGGCGCGATGGTCCGCACGCTGATCGGCTATCTGGAGACCCGCTCCCAGGCCGGTCCGGAGACCCGCCCCCGGCCGGGCGTCACGGTGGGACACGGGGACCTCCGGTGA
- the rbfA gene encoding 30S ribosome-binding factor RbfA: protein MDAARARKIADRIQQVVAEMLERRIKDPRLGFVTVTDTRITNDLSEATVFYTVFGSEAERADSAAALESAKGLIRSEVGRQTGLRHTPTLMFTHDPLPDSARHLDGLLAEAKARDAEIAKRAEGAQHAGDADPYRKPGEENDGSEENDEEPSQRAGYPAT, encoded by the coding sequence ATGGACGCCGCACGCGCACGTAAGATCGCCGACCGGATTCAGCAGGTCGTGGCCGAGATGCTGGAGCGTCGGATCAAGGATCCGCGGCTGGGGTTCGTGACCGTGACGGACACGCGGATCACCAATGACCTGAGCGAGGCCACGGTGTTCTACACCGTGTTCGGCTCGGAGGCCGAGCGGGCCGACTCGGCCGCGGCCCTGGAGAGCGCCAAGGGGCTCATCCGCTCGGAGGTGGGCCGCCAGACGGGTCTGCGCCACACCCCGACGCTGATGTTCACCCATGACCCGCTCCCTGACAGCGCCCGCCACCTCGACGGCCTGCTGGCCGAGGCGAAGGCCCGGGACGCCGAGATCGCCAAGCGGGCCGAGGGCGCGCAGCACGCCGGGGACGCCGACCCCTACCGCAAGCCCGGCGAGGAGAACGACGGATCCGAGGAGAACGACGAGGAGCCGTCACAGCGCGCGGGATACCCCGCAACGTGA
- a CDS encoding DHH family phosphoesterase, giving the protein MTPDLRGGVPIPVSDWDRAVGLISSADEIALACHISPDGDALGSTLALGLALRAAGKRVTASFGERRFRVPRLLRFLPGQELLAEPGDYPAAPDLMITFDVPIVDRLGLLADNALKARELIVVDHHPSNTGFGTLNLVDPAAAATAVLAEELINRLGLPLDRAIATCLYAGLVTDTGSFRHSSTTPGVHLMAARLLDTGLNPEEIARELWDRSPFGYLKVLGAVLDRVTLEPEVGRGLVWTFVTRADRAAHGLPYDEVEGIIDVIRRTEEADVAVILKEDDDGAWQVSTRSKGAVDVSRVCAALGGGGHAKAAGFTSYLPVEQTMAGLRALL; this is encoded by the coding sequence GTGACGCCCGACCTGCGCGGCGGCGTCCCGATCCCGGTCAGCGACTGGGATCGGGCCGTCGGCCTGATCTCGTCCGCCGACGAGATCGCGCTGGCCTGCCACATCTCGCCGGACGGCGACGCGCTCGGCTCGACGCTGGCGCTCGGGCTGGCGCTGCGCGCGGCGGGCAAGCGGGTCACGGCCTCCTTCGGGGAGCGCCGCTTCAGGGTCCCCCGGCTGCTGCGCTTCCTGCCCGGCCAGGAGCTGCTGGCCGAGCCCGGCGACTACCCGGCCGCCCCCGATCTGATGATCACCTTCGACGTCCCCATCGTCGACCGGCTCGGCCTGCTCGCCGACAACGCGCTCAAGGCCCGCGAGCTGATCGTGGTGGACCACCACCCGTCCAACACCGGGTTCGGCACGCTCAACCTCGTCGATCCCGCCGCCGCGGCGACCGCGGTGCTCGCCGAGGAGCTGATCAACCGGCTCGGCCTGCCGCTCGACAGGGCCATCGCGACCTGCCTGTACGCCGGGCTGGTCACCGACACCGGCTCGTTCCGGCACTCCTCCACCACTCCCGGGGTGCACCTCATGGCCGCCAGGCTGCTCGACACCGGGCTGAACCCGGAGGAGATCGCCCGGGAGCTGTGGGACCGCTCCCCGTTCGGCTACCTCAAGGTGCTCGGCGCCGTCCTCGACCGGGTGACGCTGGAGCCGGAGGTGGGCCGGGGACTGGTCTGGACGTTCGTCACCCGGGCGGACCGGGCCGCCCACGGCCTGCCGTACGACGAGGTGGAGGGGATCATCGACGTGATCCGGCGCACCGAGGAGGCCGACGTCGCGGTGATCCTCAAGGAGGACGACGACGGCGCCTGGCAGGTCTCCACCCGTTCCAAGGGCGCGGTGGACGTCTCCCGCGTCTGCGCCGCGCTGGGCGGCGGCGGGCACGCCAAGGCGGCGGGCTTCACCTCCTATCTGCCCGTCGAGCAGACGATGGCCGGTCTGCGCGCACTCCTGTAG
- a CDS encoding alpha-L-fucosidase has product MRRKLLLAPATSLLIIGSIFTTQPAASADPPPAYEPTVESLNSHPVPGWFNDDKFGIFIHWGAYSVPAWGPRGSYAEWYGNYMNSPGSATNAHHKATYGQDFNYDAFLQQWKAEKFDAADWVKLFKDAGAKYFVLTSKHHEGMALWDSKVSGRDSVDLGPGRDLAKELFDAARKDEAKLKAGFYYSLYEWYNPSYTGRPPTNPYTGAQIPYTGAPVVGDYVKDYMLPQMRELIDGYDPDIIWCDGQWEKPASYWDTAGVLADYYNKALKSGKEVAVANRCKIQSGNLDSPELDFQTPEYAVKPDIDPVKWESSRGIAHSYGYNQNEPEEDHLTSDQLVDSLVDIVSKNGNLLLDIGPKADGTIPEIQRQRLLDIGAWLKANGEAIYGTTYWNRAEEKGGPDDVRYTVKDGTLYATALKWPGEQLTLGADLPVDHSTRVTMLGSDARLSWSRDEQGRVVVNTPPETGKHAYVFKIETPGVHSLLRTSSSLAKEVAPGQTVSGELTVTNPGKRHAPATKLSLTVPQGWTATLGAPRVRPLGPGESVKVPISVSAPAGVAPGPYTLGLHQRTGRMGTTTALPLAVNRPNLSLGKPATQKSTGYDAPASRAVDGNTDGNWGSATTTHTAEPEKQAWWQVDLGASAALDSVDVWNRLDCCADRLKDFWVMASDQPFTTDDLDQARTAPGVTAVHVGEQAGSPSKVKLPEGTRGRYVRIQLASPSDPLSLAEVQVRG; this is encoded by the coding sequence ATGAGGCGGAAACTGCTCTTAGCTCCCGCTACTAGCCTCCTTATCATCGGATCTATCTTCACCACGCAGCCTGCCGCGAGCGCCGACCCGCCGCCCGCGTACGAGCCCACGGTGGAGTCGCTGAACAGCCACCCGGTGCCGGGGTGGTTCAACGACGACAAGTTCGGCATCTTCATCCACTGGGGTGCCTACTCGGTGCCCGCGTGGGGACCGCGCGGCAGCTACGCCGAGTGGTACGGGAACTACATGAACTCGCCAGGCAGCGCGACGAACGCCCACCACAAGGCCACCTACGGCCAGGACTTCAACTACGACGCCTTCCTGCAGCAGTGGAAGGCGGAGAAGTTCGACGCGGCCGACTGGGTCAAGCTGTTCAAGGACGCCGGCGCCAAGTACTTCGTGCTGACCTCCAAGCACCACGAGGGCATGGCCCTGTGGGACAGCAAGGTCAGCGGGCGTGACAGCGTCGACCTCGGACCCGGCCGCGACCTGGCCAAGGAGCTGTTCGACGCGGCGCGCAAGGACGAGGCCAAGCTGAAGGCCGGGTTCTACTACTCGCTCTATGAGTGGTACAACCCCTCCTACACCGGGCGCCCGCCGACCAACCCCTACACCGGGGCGCAGATCCCGTACACGGGCGCGCCGGTCGTCGGCGACTACGTCAAGGACTACATGCTCCCGCAGATGCGCGAGCTCATCGACGGCTACGACCCCGACATCATCTGGTGCGACGGCCAGTGGGAGAAGCCGGCCTCCTACTGGGACACCGCCGGGGTGCTCGCCGACTACTACAACAAGGCGCTCAAGAGCGGCAAGGAGGTCGCGGTCGCCAACCGGTGCAAGATCCAGAGCGGCAACCTCGACAGCCCCGAACTGGACTTCCAGACCCCCGAGTACGCCGTCAAGCCGGACATCGACCCGGTCAAGTGGGAGTCCAGCCGCGGCATCGCGCACTCCTACGGCTACAACCAGAACGAGCCGGAGGAGGACCACCTGACCTCCGACCAGCTCGTGGACTCGCTCGTGGACATCGTCAGCAAGAACGGCAACCTGCTGCTCGACATCGGCCCGAAGGCCGACGGCACGATCCCCGAGATCCAGCGGCAGCGGCTGCTGGACATCGGCGCCTGGCTCAAGGCCAACGGCGAGGCGATCTACGGCACCACGTACTGGAACCGGGCCGAGGAGAAGGGCGGCCCCGACGACGTCCGTTACACGGTGAAGGACGGCACCCTGTACGCCACGGCGCTGAAGTGGCCGGGCGAGCAGCTCACGCTCGGCGCCGACCTGCCGGTGGACCACAGCACCCGCGTCACCATGCTCGGCTCCGACGCGCGCCTGTCATGGAGCCGTGACGAACAGGGCCGTGTCGTGGTGAACACCCCGCCGGAGACCGGGAAGCACGCCTACGTCTTCAAGATCGAGACGCCGGGCGTGCACAGCCTGCTGCGCACCTCCTCCAGCCTGGCGAAGGAGGTCGCCCCCGGTCAGACGGTCAGCGGCGAGCTCACGGTCACCAACCCCGGCAAGCGGCACGCCCCGGCCACCAAGCTCTCCCTCACCGTGCCGCAGGGCTGGACGGCCACGCTCGGGGCGCCCCGCGTACGCCCGCTCGGTCCCGGTGAAAGCGTGAAGGTCCCGATCAGCGTGAGCGCCCCCGCGGGTGTGGCGCCGGGCCCCTACACGCTGGGCCTGCACCAGCGCACCGGGCGCATGGGGACGACCACCGCCCTGCCCCTGGCGGTCAACCGCCCCAACCTCTCGCTCGGCAAGCCGGCCACGCAGAAGAGCACCGGCTACGACGCGCCGGCCTCCCGGGCCGTCGACGGCAACACCGACGGCAACTGGGGCTCCGCGACGACGACGCACACCGCCGAGCCGGAGAAGCAGGCCTGGTGGCAGGTCGATCTCGGCGCCTCGGCCGCGCTGGACAGCGTGGACGTCTGGAACCGGCTCGACTGCTGCGCCGACCGGCTGAAGGACTTCTGGGTGATGGCCTCCGACCAGCCGTTCACCACCGACGACCTGGACCAGGCCCGCACCGCGCCCGGCGTGACCGCCGTGCACGTCGGCGAGCAGGCCGGCTCGCCGAGCAAGGTCAAGCTGCCCGAGGGCACCAGGGGCAGGTATGTCAGGATCCAGCTCGCCTCGCCGTCCGACCCGCTGTCCCTGGCCGAGGTCCAGGTCAGAGGCTAG
- a CDS encoding DUF503 domain-containing protein, which produces MYVGALTLDILLGDVHSLKQKRSVVRPIIAEVQRRFPGVAVAETGHLDLHRRTEIGIAVVSATAANCGAVLDDCERLVAFHPEIELLSARQRLYNEDED; this is translated from the coding sequence ATGTATGTAGGTGCCCTGACATTGGACATCCTGCTCGGCGACGTTCACTCGCTGAAGCAGAAGCGCTCTGTGGTGCGTCCCATCATCGCCGAGGTGCAGCGACGGTTCCCGGGCGTGGCCGTCGCCGAGACCGGCCATCTCGATCTGCACCGCCGTACCGAGATCGGGATCGCGGTCGTCTCCGCCACCGCCGCGAACTGCGGCGCGGTGCTGGACGACTGCGAGCGCCTGGTCGCCTTCCATCCGGAGATCGAGCTGCTGTCCGCCCGGCAGCGGCTCTACAACGAGGACGAGGACTAG
- a CDS encoding FadR/GntR family transcriptional regulator produces MHPDATPPTTDDLSRMLGQVLDDVAQPAALGPVRVQSVATEVADRLMTAVAIGDYLPGERLPGERELATILDVSRATVREAIGRLQAVGIVEIKRGRTGGAYVRASWTEATASAVRRTLLPRWPELEQLFDLRCLVEGLVARTAALRRTDEDLAAMRVALAGYAAAGTLGQEQAADAAFHNAVLAATGNPKINALSRDLLTRVSLGFPVEPYGEDDPDAYQRALIEHRKIYEAIEAGDAEQAGSLAEEHFTLTSDMMRTMLERAQGRVPGQAGPAGEPASRVGPA; encoded by the coding sequence GTGCACCCCGACGCGACGCCCCCCACTACCGACGACCTCTCCCGGATGCTGGGTCAGGTGCTGGACGACGTCGCCCAGCCCGCCGCGCTCGGCCCCGTCCGGGTGCAGTCGGTGGCCACCGAGGTGGCCGACCGGTTGATGACCGCCGTCGCGATAGGCGACTACCTGCCGGGCGAACGCCTGCCCGGCGAGCGCGAGCTGGCCACGATCCTCGACGTGAGCCGCGCGACCGTGCGCGAGGCCATCGGCCGGCTGCAGGCGGTGGGCATCGTGGAGATCAAACGTGGCCGGACCGGCGGGGCCTATGTCAGGGCGAGCTGGACCGAGGCCACCGCCTCGGCCGTGCGCCGGACGCTCCTGCCCCGCTGGCCCGAGCTGGAGCAGCTGTTCGACCTGCGCTGCCTGGTGGAGGGGCTGGTCGCGCGGACCGCCGCGCTCCGCCGTACGGACGAGGACCTGGCGGCCATGCGCGTGGCGCTGGCGGGCTACGCGGCGGCCGGCACGCTGGGCCAGGAGCAGGCCGCCGACGCGGCCTTCCACAACGCCGTACTGGCCGCGACGGGCAACCCGAAGATCAACGCACTGAGCCGGGACCTGCTGACGCGGGTGAGCCTGGGGTTCCCGGTCGAGCCGTACGGCGAGGACGACCCCGACGCCTACCAGCGGGCGCTGATCGAGCACCGGAAGATCTACGAGGCCATCGAGGCGGGCGACGCCGAGCAGGCGGGCTCCCTGGCGGAGGAGCACTTCACGCTCACCTCCGACATGATGCGCACCATGCTCGAACGCGCCCAGGGCCGGGTCCCCGGGCAGGCCGGCCCGGCCGGGGAGCCGGCCTCCCGGGTCGGGCCCGCCTAG
- the truB gene encoding tRNA pseudouridine(55) synthase TruB — protein sequence MSTARAKRTPPPSGLIIVDKPADWTSHDVVGKLRGIAGTRKVGHAGTLDPMATGVLVVGVEKATRLLGHLALTEKGYDATIRLGQSTNTDDAEGEIIATAPAAGIAEEDLRKGVAALTGRIMQVPPQVSAIKVNGERAYKRARAGEEVELKARPVTVSGFEITGIRRAGDLIDVDASVTCSSGTYIRALARDLGADLGTGGHLTYLRRTRVGPYDLSMARTVEQLSAECTILPMADAVAAAFPRRDVTAEEAGTVAHGGRLPSLGLGKGPIGVFGPDGTLLALVEEHGKITKSLAVFVS from the coding sequence ATGAGCACGGCTCGCGCCAAGCGCACCCCGCCGCCGAGCGGGCTGATCATCGTGGACAAGCCCGCCGACTGGACCTCGCACGACGTCGTCGGCAAGCTCCGCGGCATCGCGGGCACCCGCAAGGTCGGCCACGCGGGCACCCTGGACCCGATGGCCACCGGGGTGCTGGTGGTCGGTGTGGAGAAGGCCACCCGCCTCCTGGGCCACCTCGCCCTCACCGAGAAGGGCTACGACGCCACGATCCGGCTCGGCCAGTCCACCAACACCGACGACGCCGAGGGGGAGATCATCGCGACGGCTCCGGCCGCCGGGATCGCCGAGGAGGACCTCAGAAAGGGCGTCGCCGCCCTGACCGGCCGGATCATGCAGGTCCCGCCCCAGGTCAGCGCCATCAAGGTGAACGGCGAGCGCGCCTACAAGCGGGCCAGGGCGGGGGAGGAGGTCGAGCTCAAGGCGCGTCCGGTGACGGTGTCGGGCTTCGAGATCACCGGCATCCGCCGCGCGGGCGACCTGATCGACGTCGACGCCTCGGTGACCTGCTCCAGCGGCACCTACATCCGCGCGCTGGCGCGTGACCTGGGCGCCGACCTGGGCACCGGCGGTCACCTGACCTACCTGCGCCGCACCCGGGTCGGGCCCTACGACCTGTCGATGGCGCGCACCGTCGAGCAGCTCTCCGCCGAGTGCACGATCCTGCCGATGGCCGACGCGGTCGCGGCGGCCTTCCCACGCCGCGACGTGACCGCCGAGGAGGCGGGCACCGTCGCGCACGGCGGGCGGCTGCCCTCGCTGGGGCTGGGCAAGGGCCCGATCGGGGTGTTCGGCCCGGACGGCACGTTGCTGGCGCTGGTGGAGGAGCACGGAAAGATCACCAAATCGCTGGCGGTGTTCGTCTCCTGA
- a CDS encoding PDZ domain-containing protein, with protein sequence MHHGKPWRLLLAACVAASGLTALTPTAALAADTVFHVAVQGDDTAAGTEAAPFRTIARAQRAVREARPTATGPLRVRVRGGVYYLAEPLTFTPADSGATYEAAAGEPVVLSGGRRLAPAWTTHQGATLVADIGKDLDFDELFLDGRRQVLARYPNFDPKVAVLNGYAADAISPSRVARWKNPTTALVRGLHQGEWGGNSFKVTGVDGNGDPTLQWVGDNNRGSGLHPQKRMVENVLEELDAPGEWFYDRAAGRLYLQPPAGVDPAAVRVETAEREELIRVVGDSPASPVHDLTFAGFTFTQTHRTLFSRPYEKLQLGDWAIVRAGAVYLKNTKKITVRDARFDQVGGNAVFMDGYAEGNVVSGGDFRDSGASDIAVIGSHEAVRERSTWDEMRRTITDTTPGPKTEDYPRDITITGNYLTRNGRFEKQTSGVQISMSRRVTVSGNTVHDGPRACVDINDGTWGGHVIEDNDIFDCVKETSDHGPINSWGRDRFWPLTAGDAVKKDYAKLDAMETTKIRHNRIWHSSHWDVDLDDGSSNYEVTGNLLLNGGVKLREGFFRTVRGNIFVNGGGHFHVSYADNGDVVEKNIFVTDDPYDFIQSDPSASRTAYDDNLFWNNGRPVADITDAWRARGLDTRSVVGDPLFEGASPYADPAKLDYSLKAGSPALALGFEPFAMTGFGKPGSPTPPPLTWRKPDTGLTIGNLAEPLMGATVTEIHSDEVKSSVGLTDYDGLFFAAVPADSHAWRQGLRTGDVIREIADVKVSDRNSFWKVYNRTPAGRPTALKVWRNQALTDLSLTKAAGVETIDNVSGVTYTGTGWDWKNDQRGGAGSTLDDLHATQADGDAFELAFHGTGVEYIAQVNSDEGKVDLYLDGKLDTTIDNHNPTREYQKIVYTRTGLAPGPHTLKGVKKDGSYFIVDGFKIHTTAGDGEAPVTTASGVPSGWTSRPVQVVLTASDSGAGVERTEYHLGDGSWRPYSGPVRVDREGESVLAFRSVDRAGNVEEPRSVTVRIDTTAPTLTATPDPDRLWPPNHRLVPVDISLKAADAGPVTVTLVSITSSSAGVEDDVRGASYGTADTSFALRAERDGGSARVYTITYRVVDRAGNAAVAHTRVAVRRAA encoded by the coding sequence GTGCACCACGGCAAGCCCTGGCGGCTGCTCCTCGCGGCGTGCGTCGCCGCGAGCGGGCTGACCGCCCTCACCCCCACCGCGGCCCTGGCCGCCGACACCGTCTTCCATGTGGCCGTCCAGGGGGACGACACGGCCGCCGGCACCGAGGCCGCGCCGTTCAGGACGATCGCGCGCGCCCAGCGTGCCGTACGCGAGGCACGGCCCACCGCGACCGGCCCGCTGCGGGTGCGGGTGCGCGGCGGCGTCTACTATCTGGCCGAGCCCCTCACCTTCACCCCGGCCGACTCCGGCGCCACCTACGAGGCGGCCGCGGGTGAGCCGGTCGTGCTCAGCGGCGGGCGCAGGCTCGCGCCCGCCTGGACCACGCACCAGGGCGCCACCCTGGTCGCCGACATCGGCAAGGACCTCGACTTCGACGAGCTCTTCCTGGACGGCAGGCGGCAGGTCCTGGCCAGGTACCCCAACTTCGACCCCAAGGTCGCGGTGCTCAACGGGTACGCCGCCGACGCGATCTCCCCGTCCCGGGTGGCCCGCTGGAAGAACCCCACGACCGCGCTGGTGCGCGGGCTGCACCAGGGCGAATGGGGCGGCAACTCCTTCAAGGTGACAGGCGTCGACGGCAACGGCGACCCGACGCTGCAGTGGGTGGGGGACAACAACCGGGGCAGCGGGCTGCACCCGCAGAAGCGCATGGTCGAGAACGTCCTGGAGGAGCTGGACGCGCCGGGGGAGTGGTTCTACGACAGGGCCGCGGGCAGGCTGTACCTCCAGCCTCCCGCCGGCGTCGATCCCGCGGCGGTCCGCGTCGAGACGGCCGAGCGGGAGGAGCTCATCCGCGTCGTGGGCGACTCACCCGCGTCACCGGTGCACGACCTCACCTTCGCCGGGTTCACCTTCACCCAGACGCACCGGACGCTGTTCAGCCGGCCGTACGAGAAACTGCAGCTGGGTGACTGGGCCATCGTCCGCGCGGGCGCGGTCTACCTCAAGAACACCAAGAAGATCACCGTCCGTGACGCCCGCTTCGACCAGGTCGGCGGCAACGCCGTCTTCATGGACGGATACGCCGAGGGCAACGTCGTCTCCGGCGGCGACTTCCGCGACTCCGGGGCCAGCGACATCGCGGTCATCGGCTCGCACGAGGCCGTCCGCGAGCGCTCCACCTGGGACGAGATGCGGCGGACCATCACCGACACCACGCCGGGCCCGAAGACCGAGGACTACCCGCGCGACATCACGATCACCGGCAACTACCTGACCCGCAACGGGCGCTTCGAGAAGCAGACCTCCGGCGTGCAGATCTCGATGAGCCGCCGGGTCACGGTCTCCGGCAACACCGTGCACGACGGGCCGCGAGCCTGCGTCGACATCAACGACGGCACCTGGGGCGGGCACGTCATCGAGGACAACGACATCTTCGACTGCGTCAAGGAGACCTCCGACCACGGGCCGATCAACTCCTGGGGCCGCGACCGCTTCTGGCCCCTGACCGCCGGCGACGCCGTGAAGAAGGACTACGCCAAGCTTGACGCGATGGAGACCACGAAGATCCGGCACAACCGGATCTGGCACTCCTCCCACTGGGACGTCGACCTCGACGACGGCTCGTCCAACTACGAGGTCACCGGCAACCTCCTGCTCAACGGCGGGGTGAAGCTGCGCGAGGGCTTCTTCCGCACGGTGCGCGGCAACATCTTCGTCAACGGCGGCGGGCACTTCCACGTCTCCTACGCCGACAACGGCGACGTCGTCGAGAAGAACATCTTCGTCACCGACGACCCCTACGACTTCATCCAGAGCGATCCGTCCGCCTCCAGGACCGCCTACGACGACAACCTCTTCTGGAACAACGGCAGGCCCGTCGCCGACATCACCGACGCCTGGCGCGCCCGCGGCCTCGACACCCGCTCGGTCGTCGGCGATCCCCTGTTCGAGGGGGCGAGCCCCTACGCCGATCCGGCCAAGCTCGACTACTCCCTCAAGGCCGGCTCCCCGGCTCTGGCGCTGGGCTTCGAGCCCTTCGCGATGACCGGGTTCGGCAAGCCGGGCTCGCCCACGCCGCCGCCGCTCACCTGGCGCAAGCCGGACACCGGCCTGACGATCGGCAACCTGGCCGAGCCGCTCATGGGCGCGACGGTCACCGAGATCCACAGCGACGAGGTGAAGTCCTCCGTCGGGCTCACCGACTACGACGGCCTGTTCTTCGCCGCCGTGCCCGCCGACTCCCACGCCTGGCGGCAGGGGCTGCGCACCGGCGACGTCATCAGGGAGATCGCCGACGTCAAGGTGAGCGACCGCAACAGCTTCTGGAAGGTCTACAACCGCACCCCCGCCGGACGGCCGACGGCGCTGAAGGTCTGGCGCAACCAGGCGCTGACGGACCTGAGCCTGACCAAGGCCGCCGGCGTGGAGACGATCGACAACGTCTCCGGCGTCACCTACACCGGCACCGGCTGGGACTGGAAGAACGACCAGCGCGGCGGCGCCGGGTCCACCCTCGACGACCTGCACGCCACCCAGGCCGACGGGGACGCCTTCGAGCTGGCCTTCCACGGCACCGGCGTCGAATACATCGCCCAGGTCAACTCCGACGAGGGCAAGGTCGACCTCTACCTGGACGGCAAGCTCGACACCACCATCGACAACCACAACCCGACCCGTGAGTACCAGAAGATCGTCTACACCAGGACCGGCCTGGCACCGGGGCCGCACACGCTCAAGGGAGTGAAGAAGGACGGCTCCTACTTCATCGTCGACGGCTTCAAGATCCACACTACCGCCGGGGACGGCGAGGCGCCGGTGACCACCGCGTCCGGGGTGCCCTCGGGCTGGACCTCCCGGCCCGTGCAGGTGGTGCTGACCGCCTCCGACTCGGGCGCCGGTGTGGAGCGGACCGAATACCACCTCGGCGACGGCTCCTGGCGGCCCTACTCCGGTCCCGTGCGCGTGGACCGTGAGGGGGAGAGCGTGCTGGCCTTCCGCAGCGTCGACCGGGCCGGCAACGTCGAGGAGCCCCGATCGGTCACCGTCAGGATCGACACGACGGCTCCCACACTGACCGCCACGCCCGACCCCGACCGGCTGTGGCCGCCGAACCACAGGCTGGTGCCGGTGGACATCTCGCTGAAGGCGGCCGACGCCGGTCCCGTCACGGTCACCCTGGTCTCGATCACCAGCTCCTCGGCCGGGGTGGAGGACGACGTCCGCGGCGCTTCGTACGGCACGGCCGACACCTCCTTCGCGCTGCGTGCGGAGCGGGACGGCGGGTCGGCCCGGGTGTACACGATCACGTATCGGGTGGTGGACCGGGCGGGCAACGCCGCTGTGGCCCACACCCGGGTGGCCGTACGGCGGGCGGCCTAG